The genomic segment ACCGCTTGCTAAGTATATGTGCATGACCAACCATAACACGCTTTTTTAAGCTCGGCAAGATCGTTGTTAACTGTTGTACGGGATATTCCCAGCTGCTTTGCAAGCGCCCGATTACTCGGTCCCCGCGTATATTCCCGTATCCGCTTCAAGTATCCCTGCCAACGTGTATAGCTGTATGTCTGCTGATTTTTCAACCGCTTGATGATGGAATTATGCGACTCATCGACCTTACGCAGCTGAATTGTTGCACTTTTATACCGGACATAATAAAAATCCCGTTTAGCAGCCCACTCATTATACACGGCATCCCGTCTACCGGTCAGCTCTTTTGCCTCTTCAATCAACAGCCTCACCTTACGGACGGATATTCCCAAATGTCCGGCAACCGTATGCAGCAAATGTTCATCGATATAAAAACAGGATTTACAAAGCAGTTCCAAAAAATAGCGTGTATAGATGTCTTTTCTTTTTATTCTCCATCTGATTGTTTCCTGAATAGATTGCTCTTTTTCAGGCAATACGCTGTATGAAGGAGACGGACTTGACGCATATAATTCATAAGTTTGCAGCCCATCCTGTTCCTCCAGTATATTCTTAGCCATCCGCTCCTGATCATCTTGCGCAATAGAGGTATAAGTCGCCTGTTCGCGGTTTCTCCTAAGAAAAAGTTTCCAGTTATATGAAAGAGACATCCGTAAGTAGGTCGGAAATATTGATCGATC from the Treponema vincentii F0403 genome contains:
- a CDS encoding HTH domain-containing protein produces the protein MQENTVETILTDFSRQDKRKRAVDALFQYIYFNLGEFGVYCASEDMRSDFLLWIYPKLEDMMSGYNPDRSIFPTYLRMSLSYNWKLFLRRNREQATYTSIAQDDQERMAKNILEEQDGLQTYELYASSPSPSYSVLPEKEQSIQETIRWRIKRKDIYTRYFLELLCKSCFYIDEHLLHTVAGHLGISVRKVRLLIEEAKELTGRRDAVYNEWAAKRDFYYVRYKSATIQLRKVDESHNSIIKRLKNQQTYSYTRWQGYLKRIREYTRGPSNRALAKQLGISRTTVNNDLAELKKACYGWSCTYT